A single Roseomonas gilardii DNA region contains:
- a CDS encoding DUF58 domain-containing protein, which translates to MPQVVLPPEIAASLDSLIRLQHEARGFSFRSRQPVRSLLAGRRASRIRGRGLSFEELRAYRPGDDVRLMDWRATARTGRPQTRVFTEERDRPTLLVVDLSPAMFFGTARVVKSVTAAEVAALAAWRCLAAGDRVGAVLSGAEGIDELRPARSRAAVMRLLDAVVRRAAALPAAPPAPASPDALNAALERAEALAKHDALVLIVFDLLSADARTAEIAGRLARHNDVVAISISDPLERALPAAPWRGVATDGGSPAVLDPGTSGLGEAVSAGFARRIAMLRHTGHRHEIPVLPLGTELETAAQLRRLLGQAQTTRQQGEER; encoded by the coding sequence ATGCCCCAGGTCGTCCTCCCGCCCGAGATCGCTGCCAGCCTGGACTCCCTGATCCGGCTGCAACACGAGGCGCGCGGCTTTTCCTTCCGCTCGCGCCAGCCGGTGCGTTCATTGCTGGCAGGGCGGCGAGCCTCGCGCATCCGGGGGAGGGGGCTGAGCTTCGAGGAGCTGCGCGCCTACCGCCCCGGCGACGACGTGCGGCTGATGGACTGGCGTGCCACTGCCCGCACCGGCCGCCCACAGACCCGCGTCTTCACGGAGGAGCGCGACCGCCCCACATTGTTGGTGGTGGATCTCTCCCCAGCCATGTTCTTCGGCACGGCGCGGGTGGTGAAGTCCGTCACGGCGGCGGAGGTCGCGGCGCTGGCCGCCTGGCGCTGCCTGGCCGCCGGGGACCGGGTGGGCGCGGTGCTGTCCGGTGCAGAGGGCATCGACGAGCTGCGCCCCGCCCGTAGCCGCGCGGCGGTGATGCGGCTGCTGGACGCGGTGGTACGCCGCGCCGCAGCCTTGCCCGCCGCCCCACCCGCCCCTGCCAGCCCGGATGCGCTGAACGCGGCGCTGGAGCGGGCCGAGGCGCTGGCGAAACACGATGCTCTGGTGCTGATCGTCTTCGACCTGCTCTCCGCCGATGCCCGAACGGCGGAGATTGCCGGCCGGCTCGCGCGGCATAACGATGTCGTCGCCATCTCCATCTCCGACCCGCTGGAACGGGCCCTGCCGGCGGCACCATGGCGCGGCGTGGCGACGGATGGCGGCTCGCCGGCAGTGCTGGACCCGGGCACTTCCGGGCTGGGCGAAGCGGTGTCGGCCGGTTTCGCGCGGCGGATCGCGATGCTGCGCCATACCGGGCACCGGCACGAGATTCCTGTCCTGCCACTGGGCACGGAGCTGGAAACCGCCGCACAGCTCCGTCGCCTGTTGGGACAGGCACAGACCACGCGGCAACAGGGAGAGGAACGATGA
- a CDS encoding YSC84-related protein, whose protein sequence is MAGASRSELIMYVLSDQAVQQFPDGSRRFSGSGGFALADWGLGGLGVGGLSGGVQALTIETSKGLFAGGGFGSARIRLNDASNTAAYGPGFDANQMLARNGGGFAAARPLRAELSQAVRQAASR, encoded by the coding sequence ATGGCAGGCGCTTCGCGCTCGGAGCTGATCATGTACGTGCTGTCCGACCAGGCCGTGCAGCAGTTCCCGGATGGCTCCCGGCGGTTCAGCGGATCGGGCGGCTTCGCGCTGGCCGATTGGGGACTGGGTGGTCTGGGCGTTGGTGGCCTGTCGGGCGGTGTGCAGGCCCTGACCATCGAGACCTCCAAGGGTCTCTTCGCTGGCGGTGGCTTCGGCTCGGCACGCATCCGCCTGAACGACGCCTCGAACACCGCAGCCTATGGCCCCGGCTTCGATGCAAACCAGATGCTCGCACGAAACGGTGGTGGTTTCGCGGCAGCGAGGCCCCTGCGTGCCGAACTCTCGCAGGCCGTTCGCCAGGCGGCCAGTCGCTAA
- a CDS encoding VWA domain-containing protein: MRDALANLHLLRPGWLLLLLPAAAAWWLDRTRLREAGGWSGVVSPSLLPWLLVTEGRAPRLRPGRCAAVLLAIAALALSGPSWRREPSPFVADQAPMMVALDVSRAGEPRLDAAKRKIRDLVEARGGARTGLLAYAGGAYLVLPPTGDPKLLETYLDALSPRIMPRDGRDAPAALAEALRQLDRQDGAGTVLLVTDSIPAAQGEAFDHARVGTRHAVVVLPPGVTAPEALDGARGATWIAPTPDTADIQAVMGAAQRHFAAASSDDPTLRWQDAGYAVLLLLVPLALLWSRRGFLALPLLLALSGLASAQEPVRATAAPATVPAAPDGGMAARLRDRFVSLWLTPDQRGRLAFGRGDFATAAALFTDPLWRGVALYRAGDFAGAVAALAASDTALGWYDRGNAEMLQPFAWDRALAAYDRALALRPAFPEAKANRALAAAFVAYQRALDEERARQSSDRMNEKPDDTIVDPNAPRPPPRPPSEQPQAAQQGLSDAEITAMWMRRVGGSPADFLRARFARQAEAPP; encoded by the coding sequence GTGCGCGACGCCCTGGCCAACCTGCACCTGCTGCGGCCTGGGTGGCTCCTGCTCCTGCTGCCGGCGGCGGCTGCCTGGTGGCTGGACCGCACCCGGCTACGCGAGGCGGGTGGCTGGAGCGGGGTGGTTTCACCGTCTCTTCTGCCCTGGCTGCTGGTGACGGAGGGCCGCGCGCCACGCCTGCGCCCGGGCCGTTGCGCGGCGGTGCTCCTGGCCATCGCGGCCCTGGCCCTTTCCGGCCCGAGCTGGCGGCGCGAGCCAAGCCCCTTCGTCGCGGATCAGGCCCCGATGATGGTGGCGCTGGATGTTTCCCGCGCGGGCGAGCCGCGCCTGGATGCCGCCAAGCGCAAGATCCGTGACCTGGTGGAGGCACGTGGCGGGGCGCGCACCGGCCTGCTCGCCTATGCCGGCGGTGCCTATCTGGTGCTGCCGCCGACCGGCGATCCGAAGCTGCTGGAGACCTATCTCGACGCGCTCTCCCCCAGGATCATGCCACGTGATGGGCGGGACGCCCCGGCTGCCCTGGCCGAGGCATTGCGTCAGCTCGACCGGCAGGACGGTGCCGGGACGGTGTTGCTGGTCACGGACAGCATCCCGGCCGCGCAGGGCGAGGCCTTCGACCATGCTCGTGTCGGCACCCGCCATGCGGTGGTCGTGCTGCCGCCGGGCGTGACGGCCCCGGAGGCGCTGGACGGCGCGCGCGGCGCCACGTGGATCGCGCCCACGCCGGATACGGCTGACATCCAGGCGGTGATGGGCGCAGCGCAGCGCCACTTCGCCGCGGCATCGTCCGACGATCCGACACTACGCTGGCAGGATGCCGGCTATGCCGTGTTGCTGCTGCTGGTGCCGCTGGCCCTGCTGTGGTCACGCCGGGGCTTCCTGGCCCTGCCGCTGCTCCTGGCCCTGTCAGGCCTTGCCTCGGCGCAGGAGCCGGTCAGGGCCACCGCGGCTCCGGCAACGGTGCCCGCCGCGCCGGATGGGGGCATGGCGGCGCGTCTCCGGGACCGGTTCGTCAGCCTCTGGCTGACCCCTGACCAGCGCGGCCGGCTGGCCTTCGGGCGTGGCGACTTCGCCACGGCCGCGGCACTCTTCACCGATCCTCTGTGGCGCGGCGTGGCCCTGTACCGGGCGGGCGACTTCGCCGGGGCGGTGGCCGCTCTCGCGGCGTCGGACACGGCGCTGGGCTGGTACGACCGCGGCAATGCCGAGATGCTGCAGCCTTTCGCCTGGGACAGGGCACTGGCCGCTTATGACCGGGCCCTGGCGTTACGTCCGGCTTTCCCGGAGGCGAAGGCCAACCGCGCCCTCGCCGCCGCCTTCGTAGCCTATCAGCGCGCCCTGGACGAGGAGCGGGCGCGCCAGTCCAGCGACCGGATGAACGAGAAGCCCGACGATACCATCGTGGACCCGAACGCCCCGCGCCCGCCGCCGCGCCCGCCCTCGGAGCAGCCACAGGCGGCGCAGCAGGGCCTGTCGGACGCGGAGATCACGGCGATGTGGATGCGCCGGGTCGGCGGCAGCCCGGCGGACTTCCTGCGGGCCCGCTTCGCCCGACAGGCGGAGGCGCCACCATGA
- a CDS encoding vWA domain-containing protein — MTGLFDRLGLDGGAFALDHPWALLLLPLPLLLHWLLPPWRDQQRALRLPALRRLAGEAARPLPPAPRPRAWQAGLALLAWALLVLAVADPVRIEPPVTRQTSGRDLMLALDLSGSMETEDFAAPDGSRMSRVAAAQDVLRDFIARRKGDRIGLIVFGSAAFVLAPFTDDHDTVLALLAETAPRMAGPQTMIGEAIGLAAQSFEKAKAQGRLLVLLTDGNDTGSKVPPLRAAQIAAGMGVRIYTVSMGDPQAVGEVALDIPALEAVARATGGRHFHATDRASLEGIYAEIDRIEPQVFDSISSRPRTPLFPWPLGGFALSAALLHLLGASRPLRGARPRPAAAPPVREPA; from the coding sequence ATGACCGGACTGTTTGACAGGCTGGGCCTGGATGGCGGGGCCTTTGCCCTGGACCATCCCTGGGCGCTGCTCCTGCTTCCGCTGCCTCTGCTGCTGCACTGGCTGCTGCCTCCCTGGCGCGACCAGCAGCGTGCCCTGCGCCTGCCGGCACTGCGGCGCCTGGCTGGCGAGGCAGCGCGGCCTTTGCCGCCCGCGCCACGACCGCGCGCCTGGCAGGCGGGGCTGGCACTGCTCGCCTGGGCGCTGCTGGTGCTGGCAGTGGCCGATCCGGTGCGGATCGAACCTCCCGTCACCCGGCAGACCAGCGGGCGCGACCTGATGCTCGCCCTTGATCTCTCCGGCTCGATGGAAACCGAGGATTTCGCTGCGCCGGACGGCAGCCGGATGAGTCGGGTCGCGGCGGCGCAGGACGTGCTGCGCGACTTCATCGCCCGGCGGAAGGGCGACCGCATCGGGCTCATCGTCTTCGGCAGTGCCGCCTTCGTCCTGGCCCCCTTCACCGACGATCACGACACGGTGCTGGCCCTGCTGGCCGAGACGGCCCCGCGCATGGCCGGGCCGCAGACCATGATCGGTGAGGCGATCGGCCTGGCCGCGCAGAGCTTCGAGAAGGCCAAGGCGCAGGGGCGGCTGCTGGTGCTGCTGACGGATGGCAACGACACCGGGAGCAAGGTGCCGCCGCTGCGCGCGGCGCAGATCGCCGCGGGAATGGGCGTGCGGATCTATACGGTCTCGATGGGGGACCCCCAGGCGGTGGGGGAGGTGGCGCTGGACATCCCGGCGCTGGAGGCGGTGGCCAGGGCCACCGGGGGACGGCACTTCCATGCCACCGACCGAGCCTCGCTGGAGGGCATCTACGCGGAGATCGACCGCATCGAGCCGCAGGTCTTCGACAGCATCTCCTCCCGCCCGCGCACGCCGCTCTTCCCCTGGCCGCTGGGCGGCTTCGCGCTGAGCGCGGCGCTGTTGCATCTGCTGGGCGCGTCGCGGCCGCTGCGAGGTGCCCGGCCCCGGCCCGCCGCGGCCCCGCCCGTCAGGGAGCCCGCCTGA
- a CDS encoding BatD family protein, with the protein MTKRRAALLLLAPLTAAAQEPPSLALRLEREGSGPVWLGQHVGITATLRTPIRFASSPLFPELAFQGRAIALPNGTTTPGSERVGAENWVVLQHTYDVFPAEAGLLAIAPVTMTVSVGTGEGDVSAARARSAPLALEVRLPPGTTDPARLVTSRSLHLTVAQEGDPARVPVGEAITRTVTLLAEDSSAMLLPPMPWAVPDGVRAYPDPPRLADRSDRGVLSATRIDRAAFVPQRPGRYELPGATLQWFEPHSGRMQVLAVPPLTVQAVAAAPGEVAVTAPGRRPWRVALGLAGGLTLAAALGWWLRRRQQRPTDPEAEAFGGLRRTCRAGDAPAAMAALLRWAALASPPGAPPIIARLAALAGVPALETEAAALASRRYGPGVPAAGWRGDALLRAARTARHALRRPAATGRHGTGRLPALNPGTEARPAPRVTLPGWAR; encoded by the coding sequence ATGACGAAGCGCCGGGCTGCCCTGTTGCTCCTGGCGCCGCTCACCGCGGCCGCCCAGGAACCACCCTCGCTCGCATTGCGCCTGGAGCGGGAGGGCAGCGGCCCGGTCTGGCTTGGCCAACACGTCGGTATCACCGCCACGCTCCGCACGCCGATCCGCTTCGCCTCCTCACCGCTCTTCCCCGAACTGGCCTTCCAGGGTCGCGCCATCGCACTGCCCAACGGCACCACCACACCCGGCTCGGAACGCGTCGGCGCCGAGAACTGGGTGGTGCTGCAGCACACCTACGACGTCTTCCCGGCCGAGGCCGGCCTCCTGGCCATCGCCCCGGTCACCATGACCGTCTCGGTCGGCACGGGGGAAGGAGACGTGTCGGCGGCCCGGGCCCGCAGCGCGCCGCTGGCCCTGGAGGTGCGCCTGCCGCCCGGTACCACCGACCCGGCGCGCCTCGTCACCAGCCGCTCGCTGCACCTGACCGTGGCGCAGGAGGGCGACCCGGCGCGCGTGCCAGTGGGCGAGGCGATCACTCGGACAGTGACCCTGCTCGCTGAGGACAGCAGCGCCATGCTGCTGCCGCCCATGCCCTGGGCGGTGCCGGACGGAGTGCGGGCCTATCCCGACCCACCACGGCTAGCCGACCGCAGCGACCGCGGCGTGCTCTCCGCCACGCGGATCGACCGCGCCGCCTTCGTGCCGCAGCGGCCAGGCCGCTACGAGCTGCCCGGCGCCACCCTGCAATGGTTCGAGCCGCATAGCGGCCGGATGCAGGTGCTGGCCGTGCCGCCGCTCACCGTACAGGCCGTGGCAGCCGCCCCCGGGGAGGTAGCGGTCACGGCTCCCGGACGACGCCCCTGGCGGGTGGCGCTGGGCCTCGCCGGCGGCCTCACGCTGGCGGCGGCGCTGGGCTGGTGGCTCCGGCGGCGCCAACAGCGTCCCACCGATCCTGAAGCGGAGGCCTTCGGCGGCCTGCGCCGGACCTGTCGCGCCGGCGATGCCCCGGCCGCCATGGCCGCGCTGCTGCGCTGGGCCGCCCTGGCCTCGCCGCCCGGCGCCCCGCCCATCATCGCGCGACTGGCGGCGCTGGCCGGCGTGCCGGCGCTGGAGACGGAAGCGGCGGCGCTGGCTTCCCGCCGCTACGGCCCAGGGGTGCCGGCAGCGGGATGGCGGGGCGACGCCTTGCTCCGTGCCGCCCGGACGGCGCGGCATGCCTTGCGACGCCCGGCCGCGACGGGACGGCACGGCACCGGCCGCCTGCCCGCGCTCAATCCAGGCACCGAAGCTCGTCCCGCTCCGCGCGTCACCCTGCCGGGATGGGCGAGATGA
- a CDS encoding AAA family ATPase, producing MTDGPAPGATSAPSPRDAFATLRARMGAAIVGQERVIERLLIALLADGNVLLEGLPGVAKTRAVKSLAAAMEAEFRRIQFTPDLLPTDVVGSEVYHQTQEGGTFRFEPGPVFGNLILVDEINRAPAKVQSALLEAMEERQVTVAGTTHRLPPLFMVMATQNPIEQEGTYPLPEAQLDRFLLHASVGYPSDADEKSVLRLVRGEEQAARSGAPVAPPAPVPQEAVLRAREELSRMHVADAIDDYVVALVCATRRPADYDAELARWIEVGASPRATIGLDRAARARAWLQGRDHVEPDDVRDVAPDVLRHRLVLSYEANADRVAADAVIAKLLSLVAVA from the coding sequence ATGACGGACGGCCCCGCCCCCGGCGCCACCTCGGCCCCTTCGCCGCGCGACGCCTTCGCGACGCTGCGCGCGCGCATGGGCGCGGCCATCGTCGGCCAGGAGCGGGTGATCGAGCGCCTGCTGATCGCCCTGCTGGCCGACGGCAACGTGCTGCTGGAGGGGCTGCCGGGGGTGGCCAAGACGCGGGCGGTGAAGTCGCTGGCCGCGGCGATGGAGGCGGAGTTCCGCCGCATCCAGTTCACCCCCGACCTGCTGCCGACGGACGTGGTCGGCAGCGAGGTTTACCACCAGACGCAGGAGGGCGGGACCTTCCGCTTCGAGCCGGGCCCCGTCTTCGGCAACCTGATCCTGGTGGACGAGATCAACCGCGCCCCGGCCAAGGTGCAGTCCGCCCTGCTGGAGGCGATGGAGGAGCGGCAGGTCACGGTGGCTGGCACCACGCACCGGCTGCCGCCTCTCTTCATGGTGATGGCAACGCAGAACCCGATCGAGCAGGAGGGGACCTATCCGCTGCCGGAGGCGCAACTCGACCGCTTCCTGCTGCATGCCAGCGTGGGATACCCGTCCGATGCGGACGAGAAGTCGGTGCTTCGCCTGGTGCGCGGCGAGGAACAGGCGGCGCGATCCGGCGCCCCTGTAGCCCCGCCTGCGCCGGTTCCGCAGGAGGCGGTGCTGCGGGCGCGCGAGGAGCTTTCGCGGATGCACGTGGCGGATGCCATCGACGACTATGTCGTGGCACTGGTCTGCGCCACGCGCCGGCCGGCCGACTACGACGCGGAGCTGGCGCGCTGGATCGAGGTCGGCGCCAGCCCCCGCGCCACCATCGGCCTGGACCGCGCCGCCCGCGCCCGTGCCTGGCTGCAGGGGCGCGATCATGTGGAGCCGGACGACGTGCGCGACGTGGCGCCGGACGTGCTGCGGCACCGGCTGGTCCTCAGCTACGAAGCCAATGCCGACCGCGTCGCTGCCGATGCGGTGATCGCGAAGCTGCTCTCCCTGGTGGCGGTGGCCTGA
- a CDS encoding HAD family hydrolase has protein sequence MNRPPSLSRRGLGALALGAGLATTTGTMAQVADDPLPSWREGPLKKAILDFVQAVTTEGSPDFVPLPERIAVFDNDGTLWCEIPTVQLVFALDRVKALAPKHPDWSKRQPFRGALEGDMAGVMSAGQKGLIELVMATHAGMSTQDFARIVSDWIGTARHPKFQRPFTRTIYQPMLEVLALLRNRSFTPFIVSGGGVEFMRAITESVYGIPPEQVIGSTIRTEFRIAPDGRPELIRLPAMDFIDDGPGKPVAINKFIGRRPIAAFGNSDGDLQMLQYVTAESGRRFGLIVHHDDAVREVAYDRKSPFGRLDKALDLAPKAGWSVVSMRDEWKRIFPDD, from the coding sequence ATGAACCGTCCGCCGTCGCTGTCCCGTCGCGGGCTTGGCGCCCTTGCCCTGGGGGCGGGTCTGGCCACAACCACGGGCACCATGGCCCAGGTCGCGGACGACCCGCTACCCTCCTGGCGGGAGGGGCCTTTAAAGAAGGCGATCCTGGATTTCGTCCAGGCCGTGACCACGGAAGGCTCGCCCGACTTCGTGCCCCTGCCGGAGCGCATCGCCGTTTTCGACAATGACGGCACGTTGTGGTGCGAAATTCCGACTGTGCAGCTCGTCTTCGCGCTGGACCGGGTGAAGGCGCTGGCGCCGAAGCACCCGGACTGGAGCAAGCGCCAACCCTTCCGCGGGGCTCTCGAAGGCGACATGGCGGGCGTGATGTCGGCCGGGCAAAAAGGCCTCATCGAGCTGGTCATGGCCACCCACGCCGGGATGAGCACGCAGGACTTCGCCAGGATCGTCTCAGACTGGATCGGCACGGCCCGTCATCCGAAATTCCAGCGTCCCTTCACGCGCACGATCTACCAGCCCATGCTGGAGGTCCTGGCGCTACTGCGGAACCGGAGCTTCACGCCCTTCATCGTCTCGGGGGGCGGCGTGGAGTTCATGCGGGCCATCACGGAGAGCGTTTATGGAATCCCGCCCGAGCAGGTGATCGGCTCGACCATCCGGACCGAGTTCCGCATCGCACCGGATGGCAGACCCGAGCTGATCCGCCTGCCGGCGATGGACTTCATCGACGATGGTCCGGGCAAGCCTGTGGCCATCAACAAGTTCATCGGGCGCCGTCCGATCGCTGCCTTCGGAAATTCCGACGGCGACCTGCAGATGCTGCAATACGTCACCGCAGAGAGTGGCCGGCGTTTCGGCCTGATCGTGCATCACGACGATGCCGTGCGTGAGGTCGCCTACGACCGGAAGAGCCCTTTCGGTCGGCTCGACAAGGCGCTCGATCTCGCGCCGAAGGCAGGCTGGAGCGTCGTCTCCATGCGCGATGAGTGGAAGCGCATCTTCCCGGATGACTGA
- a CDS encoding DUF4381 domain-containing protein yields MNPDLPPQPSLQGMHDILLPPPVPLTPATPAWAVLGVLLLALLLWGVWRGWQRWRREAYRREARRALDAMVARGEFAPLPALVKRTALAVFPREAVAGLTGADWAAFLRRTAPRAHLSEAQAMALARLPYLGPTDAQAAGPVAIAAARGWITRHDRPVHDRTV; encoded by the coding sequence ATGAACCCCGACCTGCCGCCACAGCCGAGCCTGCAAGGGATGCACGACATCCTCCTGCCGCCACCGGTTCCGCTGACACCGGCAACGCCGGCCTGGGCAGTGCTGGGCGTGCTGCTGCTGGCGTTGCTGCTCTGGGGGGTCTGGCGAGGCTGGCAACGCTGGCGGCGGGAGGCCTATCGCCGCGAGGCACGACGTGCGCTGGACGCGATGGTGGCCCGGGGCGAGTTCGCGCCCCTGCCGGCCCTGGTCAAGCGCACCGCCCTGGCCGTCTTTCCGCGCGAGGCGGTGGCCGGATTGACCGGCGCCGACTGGGCCGCCTTCCTGCGGCGCACCGCCCCGCGCGCCCATCTGTCCGAGGCGCAGGCCATGGCCCTGGCGCGTCTTCCCTATCTCGGACCGACCGATGCCCAGGCTGCCGGCCCTGTTGCCATAGCCGCCGCGCGCGGCTGGATCACCCGGCATGATCGCCCCGTCCATGACCGGACTGTTTGA